In Plantibacter sp. PA-3-X8, one DNA window encodes the following:
- a CDS encoding LacI family DNA-binding transcriptional regulator yields the protein MRKPTLVDVAREAGVSRATASRVLAGASTVDASMVVAVREAAARLAYRTNVAARSLAGGRTGAVAIVLAAGELEPFSGSFVAAPLKGATAALLSAAQQPALFLADPRQLDALVAYLAAHYVDGAVVILQHEISTITQALASVDLPIVFVGRPMGEHTEDVTFVDSDNYAGGRLAAEHLIALGRTRIGVISGPADMAASSDRVRGWRDVLTERGLDTRAVARGDFTMPSGSSAMARLLSRYPDLDAVFAGSDLMAVGAMRVLEASGRTVPDDIALVGFDDTVVAATAEPPLTSVRQPLEQMGRVAAELVMELIAGRTTAPRWLDTTLVVRDSA from the coding sequence ATGCGCAAACCGACCCTGGTCGACGTCGCCCGAGAGGCCGGCGTCTCCCGAGCGACCGCGTCGCGGGTCCTCGCCGGCGCCTCGACGGTCGACGCCTCGATGGTCGTCGCGGTGCGCGAAGCGGCCGCGAGACTGGCCTACCGCACGAACGTCGCAGCCCGGTCGCTCGCCGGAGGCAGGACGGGCGCGGTCGCGATCGTCCTCGCGGCGGGCGAGCTCGAACCGTTCTCCGGATCGTTCGTCGCGGCACCGCTCAAGGGCGCCACCGCCGCGCTCCTGTCGGCAGCCCAGCAGCCCGCGCTCTTCCTCGCCGACCCGCGCCAACTCGACGCGCTCGTCGCCTACCTGGCGGCGCACTACGTGGACGGGGCGGTGGTGATCCTGCAGCACGAGATCAGCACCATCACCCAGGCGCTCGCCTCGGTGGACCTCCCGATCGTCTTCGTCGGCCGCCCGATGGGTGAGCACACGGAGGACGTCACCTTCGTCGACTCCGACAACTACGCCGGCGGTCGGCTCGCGGCCGAACACCTGATCGCACTCGGCCGCACGCGGATCGGCGTCATCTCGGGCCCCGCCGACATGGCCGCGTCCAGCGACCGCGTCCGAGGCTGGCGGGACGTCCTCACCGAACGCGGCCTCGACACCCGTGCGGTCGCCCGAGGCGACTTCACCATGCCGAGCGGGTCGTCGGCCATGGCACGGTTGCTCTCCCGGTACCCGGACCTCGACGCCGTCTTCGCGGGCTCCGACCTCATGGCGGTCGGCGCGATGCGCGTCCTCGAGGCCAGTGGCCGCACGGTCCCGGACGACATCGCGCTCGTCGGATTCGACGACACGGTCGTCGCGGCAACCGCGGAGCCACCGCTGACCTCGGTCCGTCAGCCGTTGGAGCAGATGGGCAGGGTCGCCGCGGAACTCGTCATGGAGCTCATCGCCGGCCGGACGACCGCACCGCGTTGGCTCGACACGACGCTCGTCGTCCGGGACTCCGCCTGA
- a CDS encoding beta-L-arabinofuranosidase domain-containing protein: MPFVPISQVTLTGGPLFQAQEADRAYLRALEPDRLLAPFLREAGLEPRAASYDDWEVRGLDGHTAGHYLSACSLMVASTGDDVLRSRLAYTVAELARAQDHLGSGYVGGVPRSTELWSEVAAGITESTFRAGRWVPWYNLHKLYAGLIDAARLTGNHVARDVVLRLATWWEELAAGIDDEHFQLMLETEIGGMNEAYVDLFDLTGDPRHLAMAARFTSTALSEPLSRRSDELTGLHANTRIPQFVGFAALATRSGDPALARAARFAWETILTRRTVSIGGNSVREHFHAIDDFTPMTEDREGPETCNSYNLIKLGRRLSADESDPAIADALERILFNHLLSSQHPEHGGLVYFTSMRPDHYRVYSSPEHSFWCCVGTGLESHAKHGESLYRFDDDAVSVELFAPSVMRLPELGLELEQRTAFPSDGVVGLTLGLTGSRRFRLRVRVPGWSDPTPEVFLNGAPVTAELERGHLVLDREWSDGDTVSFELTMGGRAEPYPDGSDWTSLLWGPSVLAARGESLPTVVVLAGRAHAPHTAVGPLTPLASAPIVPRSAVPYRDADGRLRIDSDRGPIPLEPFAGLHDARYTVTFPVASTADEDAVARRRTALVERDRRAASIDGRTVDRVALGEQQPEADHGFEGVASASGAVGGVRWRSTAERLSVTLVDPHLLGRVVRVTWLHDPAGHGFTLEIDGSPVAPQEGGRDDDLEWAEYPLTPTSAGWGVRRFALVAQPDRETPRCTELRVLTAEGA, encoded by the coding sequence ATGCCGTTCGTCCCGATCTCCCAGGTCACCCTCACGGGTGGGCCCCTGTTCCAGGCGCAGGAGGCCGACCGCGCGTACCTGCGAGCCCTCGAGCCCGATCGCCTGCTCGCCCCGTTCCTCCGTGAGGCGGGCCTGGAGCCTCGGGCGGCATCGTACGACGACTGGGAGGTGCGCGGACTCGACGGCCACACCGCCGGGCACTACCTCTCGGCCTGCTCCCTGATGGTCGCCTCCACCGGGGACGACGTCCTGCGCTCCCGGCTCGCGTACACGGTCGCCGAACTGGCCCGCGCACAGGACCACCTGGGGTCCGGGTACGTCGGTGGCGTCCCTCGAAGTACCGAACTCTGGTCCGAGGTCGCAGCGGGGATCACCGAGTCGACCTTCCGCGCCGGCCGTTGGGTGCCCTGGTACAACCTGCACAAGCTGTACGCCGGTCTCATCGACGCGGCCCGATTGACCGGGAATCATGTGGCACGGGACGTCGTCCTGCGCCTCGCCACCTGGTGGGAGGAACTCGCCGCCGGGATCGACGACGAGCACTTCCAGCTCATGCTCGAGACGGAGATCGGCGGGATGAACGAGGCGTACGTCGACCTCTTCGACCTCACGGGCGATCCCCGCCATCTCGCGATGGCGGCCCGCTTCACGTCGACCGCCCTCAGCGAACCGCTGTCGCGCCGGTCCGACGAACTGACCGGCCTGCACGCCAACACCCGCATCCCGCAGTTCGTCGGGTTCGCCGCGCTCGCCACACGAAGCGGTGATCCGGCCCTCGCCCGCGCGGCTCGGTTCGCGTGGGAGACGATCCTGACCCGGCGCACGGTCTCGATCGGCGGCAACAGTGTCCGCGAGCACTTCCACGCCATCGACGACTTCACCCCGATGACCGAGGATCGGGAGGGGCCGGAGACCTGCAACAGCTACAACCTCATCAAGCTGGGCCGACGGCTCAGTGCCGACGAGTCCGACCCGGCGATCGCCGACGCGCTCGAACGGATCCTCTTCAACCACCTCCTGTCATCGCAGCACCCCGAGCACGGAGGGCTCGTCTACTTCACCTCGATGCGACCCGACCACTACCGCGTCTACTCCTCGCCGGAGCACAGCTTCTGGTGCTGCGTCGGGACCGGCTTGGAGAGCCACGCGAAACACGGTGAGTCGCTGTACCGGTTCGACGACGACGCGGTGTCGGTCGAGCTCTTCGCGCCCTCCGTCATGCGGCTCCCGGAACTCGGTCTCGAGCTGGAGCAACGGACGGCCTTCCCGTCGGACGGCGTCGTCGGACTCACCCTCGGGCTCACCGGCTCGCGGCGGTTCCGTCTCCGCGTCCGAGTCCCCGGGTGGAGTGATCCGACACCCGAGGTGTTCCTCAACGGCGCTCCGGTCACCGCCGAACTCGAACGCGGCCATCTCGTCCTGGATCGTGAGTGGAGCGACGGCGACACGGTGTCGTTCGAGCTCACCATGGGCGGTCGTGCGGAACCGTACCCGGACGGCTCGGACTGGACCTCGCTCCTCTGGGGTCCGTCCGTCCTGGCCGCCCGTGGCGAGTCGTTGCCGACCGTGGTGGTGCTGGCCGGACGCGCCCACGCCCCGCATACCGCCGTCGGCCCGCTCACCCCGCTCGCCTCGGCACCGATCGTCCCGCGGTCGGCTGTGCCCTACCGGGACGCCGACGGGCGACTCCGGATCGACTCCGACCGAGGACCGATCCCGTTGGAACCCTTCGCCGGGCTGCACGACGCGCGGTACACCGTCACGTTCCCCGTGGCGTCCACGGCGGACGAGGATGCCGTCGCTCGGCGCCGCACCGCCTTGGTCGAGCGGGACCGACGCGCCGCGAGCATCGACGGACGGACGGTCGACCGGGTCGCTCTGGGCGAGCAGCAGCCGGAGGCGGATCACGGATTCGAGGGAGTGGCCAGCGCCAGCGGCGCGGTGGGTGGTGTCCGCTGGCGGAGCACGGCCGAGCGTCTGTCCGTGACGCTCGTCGACCCGCATCTCCTCGGCCGGGTCGTCAGAGTGACCTGGCTGCACGACCCGGCGGGCCACGGTTTCACCCTGGAGATCGACGGCTCGCCGGTCGCTCCGCAGGAGGGCGGGCGAGACGACGACCTGGAGTGGGCGGAGTACCCGCTGACGCCGACCAGCGCCGGGTGGGGTGTCCGGCGGTTCGCGCTCGTCGCGCAGCCGGATCGCGAGACCCCGCGGTGCACCGAACTCCGAGTGCTGACCGCCGAAGGCGCCTGA
- a CDS encoding carbohydrate ABC transporter permease — translation MTTHIAPPRLLPKQSPPGIGTRIRNTLPERFAPYVYIAPFFLIFAVFGLIPLLFTFVVSLFDWNPIGQQTFIGFDNFTRLAADPRFWNAMLNTFAIFIISTVPQLVIALGLAHLLNHVRLRFATGFRMAMLVPYITSVAATTIVFAQLFDRDYGLFNYLISFFGGDHVDFLNDKVGSWFLVALMVVWRWTGYTTLLYLAALQAIPRDVYEAAAVDGAGGWKQFVYITIPSLRPIIVFTIVTSTIGGLQVFTEPLLVNPATGLTCGAARQCQTLTLFLYEQGFGQFEFGYGSAIGVALFVIVVLVALLNFFLSTRTRGGR, via the coding sequence GTGACCACACACATCGCCCCACCTCGGCTGCTGCCGAAGCAGTCGCCACCCGGTATCGGGACGCGGATCCGCAACACCCTGCCGGAACGCTTCGCCCCCTACGTCTACATCGCCCCGTTCTTCCTGATCTTCGCCGTCTTCGGCCTGATCCCGCTCCTGTTCACCTTCGTGGTGTCCCTCTTCGACTGGAACCCGATCGGTCAGCAGACCTTCATCGGCTTCGACAACTTCACCAGGCTCGCGGCCGACCCACGGTTCTGGAACGCGATGCTCAACACCTTCGCGATCTTCATCATCTCCACGGTGCCGCAGCTGGTCATCGCCCTGGGCCTCGCCCATCTGCTGAACCACGTCCGCCTGCGCTTCGCCACCGGGTTCCGGATGGCGATGCTCGTGCCGTACATCACCTCGGTCGCCGCGACCACGATCGTGTTCGCCCAGCTGTTCGACCGTGACTACGGGCTCTTCAACTACCTCATCAGCTTCTTCGGCGGTGACCACGTCGACTTCCTCAACGACAAGGTCGGCTCGTGGTTCCTCGTCGCGCTCATGGTCGTCTGGCGGTGGACGGGCTACACGACGCTGCTGTACCTGGCGGCACTGCAGGCGATCCCTCGCGACGTGTACGAGGCGGCCGCCGTCGACGGTGCCGGTGGATGGAAGCAATTCGTCTACATCACCATCCCGTCGTTGCGTCCCATCATCGTGTTCACGATCGTCACCTCGACGATCGGCGGGCTCCAGGTGTTCACCGAACCACTGCTGGTGAACCCGGCCACCGGCCTCACCTGCGGTGCGGCACGACAGTGTCAGACGCTCACGCTGTTCCTCTACGAGCAGGGCTTCGGTCAGTTCGAGTTCGGATACGGCTCGGCGATCGGCGTCGCGCTGTTCGTGATCGTCGTCCTCGTCGCCCTGCTGAACTTCTTCCTGTCCACCCGCACCCGAGGAGGACGCTGA
- a CDS encoding beta-glucosidase: MTLQHDGVTPTTSGIVRGVWNDRRASPDERARALLDEMTLEEKVGQLGSVWFTDTAGDFAPSVGGSDDPAAPTSAPTGDFTGGLGQLTRIFGTEPVTVAEGVDRLRERQRQVVAGNRFGIPAIAHEECLTGFAAYGATAFPTPLAWAASFDEELVERMAEAIGDDLRSVGVHQGLAPVLDVVRDYRWGRVEETLGEDPYLVGQLGAAYVRGLERSGVVATLKHFAGYAASRGAKNHAPVSMGRRELADVVLPPFETAIRLGGARSVMNAYTDLDGVPAGASVELLTGILRDDWGFDGTVVADYWAIPFLATMHHVASDAAEAGALALTAGIDVELPETAGYGAVLVGLVQDGALDERLVDRAVLRHLRQKIELGLLDGGPLVPEHAASTDLDGPRNRAIATRLAEESVVLLRNRAVLPLQTAARIAVIGPAADQFRSLVGCYAFPNHVLSKHPGHDLGITIPTILDAVRTEFPAADIVVEPGCSITGTGQEDVPAAVEAARSADVVVLAVGDIAGLFGDGTSGEGCDAEDLRLPGGQHDLVLAVLATGTPVVLTVLSGRPYALGDYDRADALVQAFFPGQEGAAAVAGLLSGRVQPSGRLPAQIPRSPAMPGTYLQPPLGLASRGISVLDPTPLFPFGHGLTAGDVRYRSLMSAAELAVDGEVLVDVTVENVGVDDAVEVIQLYGTDPVASVVRPSVELLAFARLTVTAGTSATVRFSVSADRVSFTGVDGRRVVEPGTYVLSAGPSALERPLTHTIEVTGSRRELVGPRELRVDWRRVDARKA, translated from the coding sequence ATGACCCTGCAACACGACGGCGTCACGCCGACCACGTCGGGCATCGTCCGCGGCGTCTGGAACGACCGACGGGCGTCACCCGACGAGCGGGCGCGAGCACTCCTCGATGAGATGACCCTCGAGGAGAAGGTCGGTCAGCTCGGTTCGGTCTGGTTCACCGACACGGCGGGCGACTTCGCGCCGAGCGTGGGTGGCTCCGACGACCCGGCTGCGCCGACATCGGCGCCCACCGGCGACTTCACGGGTGGCCTCGGGCAGTTGACGCGCATCTTCGGGACCGAACCGGTGACGGTGGCCGAGGGTGTCGATCGCCTGCGGGAACGGCAACGGCAGGTCGTGGCCGGCAACCGGTTCGGCATCCCCGCGATCGCACACGAGGAGTGTCTGACAGGGTTCGCCGCGTACGGTGCGACCGCCTTCCCGACGCCGCTCGCCTGGGCCGCCTCGTTCGACGAGGAGCTCGTTGAGCGGATGGCTGAGGCGATCGGAGACGACCTCCGTTCGGTCGGTGTCCATCAGGGACTCGCGCCGGTCCTCGACGTCGTCCGGGACTACCGCTGGGGCCGGGTCGAGGAGACGCTGGGAGAGGACCCCTACCTCGTCGGCCAGCTCGGCGCCGCGTACGTGCGTGGTCTCGAGCGGTCCGGGGTCGTGGCGACGCTCAAGCACTTCGCCGGCTACGCCGCGTCCCGAGGCGCGAAGAACCACGCCCCGGTGAGCATGGGGCGCCGCGAGCTCGCCGACGTCGTGCTTCCGCCGTTCGAGACGGCGATCCGGCTCGGGGGAGCGCGAAGCGTGATGAACGCCTACACCGATCTCGACGGCGTCCCCGCCGGTGCCAGTGTCGAATTGCTCACCGGCATCCTGCGCGACGACTGGGGTTTCGACGGCACCGTCGTCGCCGACTACTGGGCGATCCCGTTCCTGGCGACCATGCACCATGTCGCGAGCGACGCGGCGGAAGCCGGCGCGCTCGCCCTCACCGCCGGGATCGACGTCGAGCTCCCGGAGACCGCCGGCTACGGCGCCGTCCTCGTCGGGCTCGTCCAGGACGGGGCGCTCGACGAGCGGCTGGTCGACCGGGCCGTGCTCCGGCACCTGCGGCAGAAGATCGAGCTCGGCCTGCTCGACGGGGGTCCGCTCGTGCCGGAGCACGCCGCATCGACCGATCTCGACGGCCCCCGCAACCGCGCCATCGCGACGCGTCTGGCCGAGGAGTCGGTCGTCCTCCTCCGGAACCGCGCCGTCCTCCCACTCCAGACCGCCGCGCGCATCGCCGTGATCGGGCCGGCGGCCGACCAGTTCCGCAGTCTCGTGGGCTGCTACGCGTTCCCCAACCACGTGCTGTCGAAGCACCCCGGGCACGATCTCGGCATCACCATCCCGACGATCCTGGACGCGGTGCGTACCGAGTTCCCCGCGGCTGACATCGTCGTCGAACCGGGATGCAGCATCACCGGGACCGGTCAGGAGGACGTTCCGGCCGCCGTCGAGGCCGCCCGTTCAGCCGACGTCGTCGTGCTGGCCGTGGGCGACATCGCGGGCCTGTTCGGCGATGGTACTTCGGGAGAAGGCTGTGACGCCGAGGACCTGCGCCTCCCCGGGGGCCAGCACGACCTCGTGCTCGCCGTCCTCGCGACCGGGACGCCCGTCGTCCTGACCGTGCTGTCCGGGCGACCCTACGCACTGGGGGACTACGACCGGGCCGATGCACTGGTCCAGGCGTTCTTCCCCGGTCAGGAGGGCGCGGCGGCCGTCGCGGGGCTGCTGTCCGGCCGGGTGCAGCCGAGCGGACGGCTCCCGGCGCAGATTCCTCGCTCACCGGCCATGCCGGGCACCTACCTGCAGCCACCACTCGGTCTGGCGTCCCGCGGGATCAGCGTGCTCGACCCCACACCGCTCTTCCCGTTCGGTCACGGCCTCACCGCCGGGGACGTCCGTTACCGCTCGCTCATGAGCGCGGCGGAACTCGCCGTCGACGGTGAGGTCCTCGTCGACGTCACGGTCGAGAACGTGGGTGTCGACGACGCCGTCGAGGTGATCCAGCTCTACGGCACGGATCCGGTGGCCTCCGTCGTGCGTCCCTCGGTCGAGCTGCTCGCCTTCGCACGTCTCACGGTCACTGCCGGGACGTCGGCCACGGTGCGGTTCTCGGTGTCGGCCGACCGCGTGTCCTTCACCGGCGTCGACGGCCGCCGGGTGGTCGAACCGGGGACCTACGTCCTGTCCGCCGGGCCGTCGGCACTCGAGCGTCCGCTCACCCACACGATCGAGGTGACCGGCAGCCGGCGGGAGCTGGTCGGGCCGCGCGAGCTCCGCGTGGACTGGCGGCGCGTCGACGCGAGGAAGGCCTGA
- a CDS encoding alpha-galactosidase — MSDLSATPEHRVVHLQCDGVSVVLVQHGTRLPTIAHWGAAVDADDLEWLAASTATVRGDLVDGSDAPYEPSLLPEHASGWSGLPGLRAHRAGTAWSSRFEVASVEVDGAALPAGEVRQCGAALVEVTAVDDQTRIALLVAIELTPTGLLRTRVTVTNRGDDLLEIEGVVPALPVPTSAREILDFAGRWGNEKLPQRLPVTTGTHLRESRHGRPGLDATGVTAIGTPGFDSRTGDVWLCHVGWSGNHTIGVERTDGHLAFRGGELLLPGEVRLGPGEDHRTPWVYGAHGVGLDAASSRYHRWLRSTSRAARRPRPVTMNVWEAVLFDHDLDVLSELATRAAAIGVERYVLDDGWFRGRHDDTRGLGDWTPDPERWPDGLAPLADRVRSLGMEFGLWFEPEMINEDSDLAREHPDWILRARDELPSPVRHQQVLDLGNPAAFDHILQAIDTVVGELGIAYLKWDHNRDLVDAGHPSTGRAAVHDQTEALYRLLDELRSRHPHLEIESCASGGGRVDLGILERSDRVHTSDNHDPIERARMLRWTGLLVPPEMLGSHVASARSATTGRTHTLHTRCAVALLGHFGVEWDLRELDDADRTTLARWITVFTRHRGLIATGRVVGDGEWDDDAPTLRGVVAEDGTTALYTLVTPPRSADSRRRVRLPGLRPDGHYRLAVAQDDSLGPRWVIPQWLRDAPPLDADPATLAAAPVLSGGQLAVIGLDLPTFQPDRAITILVTAV, encoded by the coding sequence ATGTCCGACCTCTCAGCGACGCCCGAACACCGCGTCGTCCATCTGCAGTGCGACGGCGTCTCCGTCGTCCTCGTCCAGCACGGGACCCGCCTCCCGACGATCGCGCACTGGGGAGCCGCCGTCGATGCCGACGACCTCGAGTGGCTGGCCGCGTCCACAGCCACCGTGCGCGGCGACCTCGTCGACGGATCTGACGCGCCGTACGAGCCGAGCCTGTTGCCCGAGCACGCGTCGGGCTGGTCGGGTCTGCCCGGCCTCCGGGCGCATCGCGCCGGGACGGCCTGGTCGTCGCGCTTCGAGGTGGCCTCGGTCGAGGTCGACGGGGCGGCCCTCCCGGCCGGCGAGGTGCGGCAGTGCGGCGCCGCGCTGGTCGAGGTGACCGCGGTCGACGACCAGACCCGCATCGCTCTCCTCGTGGCGATCGAACTGACACCGACCGGCCTGCTGCGCACGCGCGTGACAGTCACGAACCGGGGCGACGACCTCCTGGAGATCGAGGGTGTCGTGCCGGCCCTCCCGGTCCCGACGTCGGCTCGGGAGATCCTCGACTTCGCCGGTCGGTGGGGCAACGAGAAGCTGCCGCAGCGGCTTCCGGTCACGACCGGGACGCACCTCCGCGAGTCGCGGCACGGTCGCCCCGGTCTCGACGCCACCGGGGTCACCGCGATCGGAACACCGGGGTTCGACAGCCGGACCGGTGACGTCTGGCTGTGCCACGTCGGTTGGAGCGGCAACCACACGATCGGCGTCGAACGCACCGACGGACACCTCGCGTTCCGTGGCGGCGAACTGCTCCTGCCCGGCGAGGTCCGACTCGGCCCCGGCGAGGACCACCGGACCCCATGGGTGTACGGGGCCCACGGCGTCGGCCTCGATGCCGCCTCGTCGCGGTACCACCGTTGGCTGCGCTCGACCTCGCGGGCGGCTCGGCGTCCGCGCCCCGTCACCATGAACGTCTGGGAGGCGGTCCTGTTCGATCACGACCTCGACGTCCTCTCCGAGTTGGCGACCCGGGCCGCGGCCATCGGCGTCGAGCGCTACGTGCTCGACGACGGATGGTTCCGCGGACGTCACGACGACACCCGCGGCCTCGGCGACTGGACACCGGACCCCGAGCGTTGGCCGGACGGTCTCGCGCCACTCGCCGACCGGGTGCGATCGCTCGGCATGGAGTTCGGGCTGTGGTTCGAACCCGAGATGATCAACGAGGACTCCGACCTCGCACGCGAGCACCCGGACTGGATCCTGCGGGCGAGGGACGAGCTCCCGTCGCCCGTCCGGCACCAGCAGGTGCTCGATCTCGGCAATCCGGCGGCCTTCGACCACATCCTGCAGGCCATCGACACAGTGGTCGGCGAGCTCGGGATCGCGTACCTGAAATGGGACCACAACCGCGACCTCGTCGATGCCGGGCATCCGTCGACCGGGCGGGCGGCCGTGCACGACCAGACCGAAGCCCTCTACCGGCTGCTCGACGAGCTGCGATCGCGGCACCCGCACCTCGAGATCGAGAGCTGCGCGTCGGGCGGAGGCCGCGTCGACCTCGGCATCCTCGAGCGGTCCGATCGCGTCCACACCTCCGACAACCACGACCCGATCGAGCGGGCCCGGATGCTCCGGTGGACGGGGCTCCTCGTCCCGCCCGAGATGCTCGGGTCGCACGTGGCCTCGGCCAGATCGGCCACGACCGGACGCACGCACACGCTCCACACCCGGTGCGCGGTCGCCCTCCTCGGGCATTTCGGCGTGGAGTGGGATCTGCGCGAGCTCGACGATGCGGATCGGACGACCCTCGCCAGGTGGATCACCGTGTTCACGCGTCATCGCGGACTCATCGCCACCGGCCGCGTCGTCGGCGACGGCGAGTGGGACGACGACGCTCCGACCCTGCGCGGGGTCGTCGCGGAGGACGGCACCACCGCGCTGTACACCCTCGTGACTCCCCCGCGGTCGGCCGACTCCCGTCGTCGGGTCCGCCTCCCCGGACTCCGCCCGGACGGTCACTACCGCCTCGCCGTCGCGCAGGACGACTCCCTCGGCCCGCGCTGGGTGATCCCCCAGTGGCTCCGGGATGCGCCGCCACTCGACGCCGACCCAGCCACGCTCGCGGCGGCGCCCGTGCTGAGCGGTGGCCAGCTCGCCGTGATCGGCCTCGACCTCCCCACCTTCCAGCCCGACCGCGCGATCACGATCCTCGTGACCGCCGTCTGA
- a CDS encoding carbohydrate ABC transporter permease, with the protein MSETLNSTQLMASATSAGRKRNGGRIGRIPWYTYVLLVCAVVVSMFPLYFMFVVATTDSATATTLPPRLYPGDNLFHLVGLVLETVPFIQSMINSLIVALSIGVGSALLCALAGFAFAKLEFRGRNALFILVVLTMTVPTQLSVIPQYLIISALDWVDTLQALIVPGLASAFGIFWMRQHISSSVSDELLQAARLDGANTWQIFWRIVFPVIRPAAFVLGLLGFVGSWNDFLWPFIVLKSPEMYTVQIAIKALQSQRSIDLGLAMAGSFLATIPLLIAFIFVGKRMVTGIMDGAFKG; encoded by the coding sequence ATGTCCGAGACGCTCAACTCCACCCAGCTGATGGCGAGCGCGACCTCCGCCGGCCGGAAACGGAACGGCGGCCGGATCGGTCGCATCCCCTGGTACACCTACGTCCTCCTCGTGTGCGCCGTCGTCGTGAGCATGTTCCCGCTGTACTTCATGTTCGTCGTCGCGACCACGGACTCGGCGACGGCGACCACCCTGCCACCGCGGCTGTACCCGGGCGACAACCTGTTCCACCTCGTGGGGCTCGTGCTCGAGACCGTGCCGTTCATCCAATCGATGATCAACAGTCTCATCGTCGCGCTGTCGATCGGCGTCGGATCGGCCCTGCTCTGCGCCCTGGCCGGGTTCGCCTTCGCGAAACTGGAGTTCCGCGGCCGCAACGCGCTGTTCATCCTCGTGGTCCTCACCATGACCGTGCCGACGCAGCTCAGCGTGATCCCGCAGTACCTGATCATCTCCGCGCTCGACTGGGTGGACACCCTGCAGGCACTCATCGTCCCCGGCCTCGCGAGCGCGTTCGGCATCTTCTGGATGCGTCAGCACATCTCGAGTTCCGTGAGCGACGAGCTGCTCCAGGCGGCGAGACTCGATGGTGCCAACACCTGGCAGATCTTCTGGCGGATCGTCTTCCCGGTCATCCGACCGGCGGCGTTCGTCCTGGGACTGCTCGGCTTCGTCGGATCGTGGAACGACTTCCTCTGGCCGTTCATCGTCCTGAAGTCGCCCGAGATGTACACGGTCCAGATCGCGATCAAGGCCCTGCAGTCGCAGCGGTCGATCGACCTCGGCCTGGCGATGGCCGGGTCGTTCCTGGCCACCATCCCGCTGCTCATCGCGTTCATCTTCGTCGGCAAGCGCATGGTGACGGGGATCATGGACGGAGCGTTCAAGGGATGA
- a CDS encoding ABC transporter substrate-binding protein: MKFRLAAAATVAVMVGALVTGCSGSGGGDDKTFQFWSFTGINQKADVEKYKEAHPDITVKLTEVGSTQETAQALTAALAGGKVPDLVLIQGDDMPNFVANPDNFVDLSTMGADDISGDYLPWVWDQAVAQNDAVIGVPTDVGGMSMAYRADLFEAAGLPSDPDEVAALWPTWDDFISVGQQYVAATGKPFLDNAGTSVFFQTVNQVDEKYYTPEGELVYDTNPQVKEAFDISIKAIEAGITANVPAFSTGWSTGKTNGAFAAMAAPSWMLKSIKTDAPDTSGQWRVTTVPKVAGNWGGSYLAIPKRAANPEAAWAYIKEMQSPESQLKNFTDTGALPSTVSAYESTAIADYTDPFFGDSKIGAVLGKSLQEFKPFFNGPETATIGSAMINTVTDVEAGNTPPDKAWDVAMKAVKDALGG; the protein is encoded by the coding sequence GTGAAATTCCGTCTTGCAGCAGCAGCAACCGTCGCCGTCATGGTCGGCGCCCTGGTCACCGGTTGTTCCGGGTCCGGCGGCGGCGATGACAAGACCTTCCAGTTCTGGTCCTTCACGGGCATCAACCAGAAGGCCGATGTCGAGAAGTACAAGGAAGCGCACCCCGACATCACCGTCAAACTCACCGAGGTCGGCAGCACGCAGGAGACCGCCCAGGCGCTCACCGCAGCGCTGGCCGGCGGTAAGGTCCCCGACCTGGTGCTCATCCAGGGGGACGACATGCCCAACTTCGTCGCGAACCCCGACAACTTCGTCGACCTGAGCACGATGGGCGCCGACGACATCTCCGGGGACTACCTGCCGTGGGTCTGGGACCAGGCGGTGGCCCAGAACGACGCCGTCATCGGGGTACCGACCGACGTGGGCGGGATGTCGATGGCGTACCGCGCCGACCTCTTCGAGGCCGCCGGCCTGCCGTCCGACCCGGACGAGGTCGCGGCGCTCTGGCCCACCTGGGACGACTTCATCTCCGTCGGCCAGCAGTACGTCGCCGCCACGGGGAAGCCGTTCCTCGACAACGCCGGCACCTCGGTCTTCTTCCAGACTGTGAACCAGGTCGACGAGAAGTACTACACGCCCGAGGGCGAGCTCGTGTACGACACGAATCCGCAGGTGAAGGAGGCGTTCGACATCTCGATCAAGGCGATCGAGGCCGGCATCACCGCGAACGTCCCCGCATTCTCCACCGGCTGGAGCACGGGCAAGACCAACGGCGCCTTCGCCGCGATGGCAGCTCCGTCCTGGATGCTGAAGAGCATCAAGACGGACGCGCCCGACACCTCCGGCCAGTGGCGCGTGACGACGGTGCCCAAGGTCGCCGGCAACTGGGGCGGCAGCTACCTCGCCATCCCGAAGCGCGCGGCGAACCCGGAGGCGGCCTGGGCCTACATCAAGGAGATGCAGTCACCCGAGTCGCAGCTGAAGAACTTCACCGACACCGGCGCCCTGCCCAGCACGGTCTCCGCGTACGAGTCCACCGCGATCGCCGACTACACCGACCCGTTCTTCGGCGACTCGAAGATCGGTGCCGTGCTCGGCAAGTCCTTGCAGGAGTTCAAGCCGTTCTTCAACGGTCCGGAGACGGCGACGATCGGTTCCGCGATGATCAACACCGTGACGGACGTCGAAGCCGGCAACACCCCACCGGACAAGGCCTGGGACGTCGCGATGAAGGCCGTGAAGGACGCCCTCGGCGGCTGA